In Macadamia integrifolia cultivar HAES 741 chromosome 5, SCU_Mint_v3, whole genome shotgun sequence, a single window of DNA contains:
- the LOC122080067 gene encoding putative nuclease HARBI1 — MDSWREYDEMYYEKRKKIIILTGIVVVVAVEQYKKLFIRKQPYRGESLRGFIETERIISVSNRTCRSIIRMSRKTFFSLCQLMQESDFLRDSPTVRVEEQLVMFLQTIGHNLKNRKAVHDFGHSGETVSRYFNLVLGAVIKLYPILLKPLCTTTHERISSNCRSFYPYFKDCIGAIDGSHVPAWVPLDQHCRFRDRHGEISQNILAACDFNMKFTYILSGCEGSASDSRILEDALHRDGEGWILVPQGKFYLDDAGFANQKGFMRPYRNVCYHLKEWRNSNQSPTNKKELFNLRHSKLRNVIERAFRLLKSKFTILKSQVEYPYKTQTRIVLACVLIHNHILTQNSAQEEEDFIADEEAEATTNGQTTQEETNMVVDSDASDGDCDGEDFRMRTGNNSGMNWLT, encoded by the coding sequence ATGGATTCGTGGAGAGAATATGATGAGATGTATTATGAGAAGCGCAAGAAAATCATTATCTTAACGGGAATTGTTGTGGTTGTAGCAGTGGAACagtacaaaaaattatttattcgTAAACAACCATATCGTGGTGAGAGTCTTAGAGGATTCATCGAGACAGAGAGAATTATTAGTGTTTCTAACCGCACATGTCGGAGCATCATAAGAATGAGCAGAAAAACATTCTTCTCTCTATGTCAATTGATGCAAGAGTCAGACTTTCTTAGAGATAGCCCAACAGTACGAGTCGAGGAACAGTTGGTAATGTTCTTACAAACCATTGGCCATAATTTGAAGAACCGAAAAGCAGTACATGATTTTGGCCATTCGGGTGAAACTGTAAGCCGATACTTTAATTTAGTGTTGGGTGCTGTAATAAAATTGTACCCAATACTACTCAAGCCACTGTGTACCACAACACATGAGCGAATCTCCAGTAATTGTAGAAGCTTCTACCCGTACTTCAAAGACTGTATTGGAGCTATTGATGGTTCACATGTTCCGGCTTGGGTACCACTTGACCAACATTGTCGTTTTCGCGATAGGCATGGAGAAATATCTCAAAATATCTTAGCTGCATGTGACTTTAATATGAAATTCACATACATACTTTCTGGCTGTGAAGGATCTGCttcagattcaagaattttggaAGATGCTCTACACAGAGATGGTGAGGGTTGGATTTTGGTACctcaaggaaaattttatttggatgATGCAGGTTTTGCTAACCAAAAGGGGTTTATGAGGCCATATCGTAATGTGTGTTACCATTTGAAAGAGTGGCGTAACTCAAACCAGTCTCCAACAAATAAGAAGGAACTGTTTAACTTGCGGCATTCCAAGTTAAGGAATGTAATTGAACGTGCATTCCGTCTTTTGAAGTCTAAATTTACGATTCTaaaaagtcaagtagagtaccCATATAAGACACAAACAAGGATTGTGCTTGCATGTGTTCTTATACACAATCATATTCTGACTCAAAATAGtgctcaagaagaagaagatttcatTGCAGATGAGGAAGCAGAGGCAACAACTAATGGACAGACAACTCAGGAGGAAACAAATATGGTGGTTGATAGTGATGCTAGTGACGGTGATTGTGATGGGGAAGATTTCAGAATGAGAACTGGGAACAATTCCGGGATGAATTGGCTGACGTAA